A portion of the Ferrimonas lipolytica genome contains these proteins:
- a CDS encoding H-NS family nucleoid-associated regulatory protein, whose protein sequence is MVEFLDVLTHGRRLKAQLKGLSIDELNEVIEKMQVIAAEREEELRAENEANAERIAKIEQLRKLMAEDGISLDDLGSSTEVKVRKKRAPRPAKYAIEVDGETITWTGQGRTPKAIKERLDAGANLDDFLI, encoded by the coding sequence ATGGTCGAATTTTTAGATGTGTTAACTCACGGTCGTCGTCTTAAAGCACAACTTAAAGGCTTGTCTATTGATGAGCTTAATGAAGTTATCGAAAAGATGCAGGTTATTGCAGCTGAGCGCGAAGAAGAATTACGCGCAGAGAATGAAGCAAACGCAGAGCGCATTGCTAAAATCGAACAGCTACGCAAGTTAATGGCAGAAGATGGCATTAGCTTGGACGATCTAGGTTCTTCTACTGAGGTTAAAGTTCGTAAAAAACGCGCTCCTCGCCCAGCTAAGTACGCTATTGAAGTAGACGGTGAAACCATCACTTGGACTGGCCAAGGCCGTACTCCAAAAGCTATTAAAGAACGCTTAGATGCTGGTGCAAATTTGGACGATTTCCTAATTTAA
- a CDS encoding amidohydrolase family protein → MKHTYLQAIGLLLPSLISPVSASSGQYQLSLSNNTPTLTAFTNGILVTKPGKLAKNRVLVVEGNVITAISDAIPKGAKVIDLKGQYVYAGFIDSYAQYGLDWDYGYSEDKSPQYTVERYGTRYKNTAVHSDMIWADHFSPDSEDAKTWLNNGFTSVHSAWQDGIFQGQGFVTSLAQGDGASLIYKSQSGPWLSFNKGSSQQEYPTSVMGSIALIRQVLAEGQWYKQQFGKPLLPSEQSLLPLTNFDQQAAFFKGSHPDDIIRAAHLLDNNHAIFVGSGLEFERIAQLKQLNSKLILPLSFAKKPEITSVYDPQELTLANMRHWERSPSNIATVANNDIPFALTMDGIDGEDFWPRLNKAMRYGLSGADALAALTTTPAQFLGLESELGQLAPGYRADLVISNGDLFAGGTLVATVLQGQWHNIGDSQYQRYSGEWQLRWFDNSRVLTLTEKDGKLTGKLGVDDDAITLQQLNSHTTELSFQLPATTFGRQDNATVTLVPYGQQLQGSVLLANGESWSLTAEKTKPQQHELATVEPINFVSKQTFPNVAYGHSTLPQAQNMLIRNATVWTSTEQGNLANTDVLVRHGKIDKIGSNLKLPSGYQLIDGSGKHLTAGIIDEHSHIAIHGGVNEFSDNNTAEVRIGDVLEPSDIAIYRSLAGGVTSAQLLHGSANPIGGQAQVIKLRWGQDAQGLAFTAAPPSIKFALGENVKQSNWGDNYNIRYPQTRMGVEAMLRDGFQQASNYQHELTAWDGLSRRQQRRTIAPKPDLRLQTVLEVLNSERHIHIHSYVHTEMLMMLGLADELGFKVQTFTHSLEGYKLASEMAAAGTSAATFADWWAYKFEVYDAIPQNACVMTEQGVLTSIHSDSNDLIRRLNQEAAKSIMYCGMSEQQAWQMVTINPAKQLKVDHLVGSIEAGKQADLVLWSANPLSVYARAEITWIDGARYFSIEQDQQRRRAINQERQQLIAKLLQDDSPAEDGEQLTPLPASTWHCDTVGQHSHQSHSHQQH, encoded by the coding sequence ATGAAGCATACTTACCTACAGGCCATTGGGCTGCTACTCCCAAGCCTAATTAGCCCCGTTAGCGCCAGCTCAGGGCAATACCAATTAAGCCTAAGTAATAACACACCAACCTTAACTGCATTTACTAATGGCATTCTGGTAACAAAACCCGGGAAATTAGCTAAGAACCGCGTTTTAGTTGTTGAGGGTAATGTCATTACTGCTATTAGCGATGCCATTCCTAAAGGCGCTAAGGTTATCGACCTAAAAGGCCAATACGTTTATGCCGGTTTCATTGATAGCTACGCCCAGTATGGATTAGATTGGGACTATGGTTATAGTGAAGATAAATCACCCCAATACACGGTAGAGCGATACGGTACTCGTTATAAGAATACCGCTGTTCATAGCGACATGATCTGGGCAGATCATTTTAGCCCCGATAGCGAAGATGCCAAAACTTGGCTCAATAATGGTTTCACAAGTGTGCATTCAGCCTGGCAGGATGGAATATTCCAAGGCCAAGGGTTTGTTACCTCACTGGCACAAGGGGATGGCGCATCATTAATTTACAAATCTCAAAGCGGACCTTGGCTATCTTTTAACAAGGGCTCGTCACAACAGGAATATCCCACATCAGTAATGGGGTCTATTGCGCTTATTAGACAAGTATTAGCTGAAGGTCAATGGTATAAACAACAGTTTGGTAAACCTTTGTTACCTTCGGAACAAAGTTTGCTACCACTTACCAACTTCGATCAACAAGCCGCATTCTTTAAAGGAAGTCACCCAGATGACATTATCCGCGCCGCGCATCTGCTTGATAATAATCATGCAATTTTTGTTGGTTCCGGTCTGGAATTTGAGCGTATAGCGCAGCTTAAGCAATTAAACAGCAAATTAATCTTACCGCTAAGTTTCGCTAAGAAACCGGAAATTACATCGGTATATGACCCTCAAGAACTGACCTTAGCCAATATGCGCCACTGGGAACGTAGCCCAAGTAATATTGCCACGGTAGCCAACAACGATATTCCATTTGCCCTAACCATGGATGGTATCGACGGCGAAGACTTTTGGCCTCGGCTCAACAAGGCGATGCGCTATGGTCTGTCTGGCGCAGATGCGCTTGCGGCCCTCACGACAACCCCCGCTCAATTCCTCGGCTTAGAAAGTGAACTCGGGCAGTTAGCACCGGGCTATCGTGCCGATTTAGTTATCAGTAACGGCGACCTATTTGCCGGCGGCACACTTGTGGCAACAGTACTGCAAGGGCAGTGGCATAACATCGGCGACAGCCAATATCAGCGGTACAGCGGTGAATGGCAGCTCCGTTGGTTTGATAACTCTCGCGTGCTTACTCTTACCGAAAAGGATGGCAAGCTCACTGGCAAACTTGGCGTTGATGACGATGCAATTACGTTACAGCAGCTAAACAGCCACACCACTGAGTTATCGTTCCAGTTGCCTGCGACAACATTCGGGCGCCAAGATAACGCCACCGTGACCTTGGTTCCATATGGCCAACAACTGCAAGGCAGCGTCCTATTGGCTAACGGTGAGTCTTGGTCATTAACAGCAGAAAAAACCAAACCGCAACAGCACGAGTTAGCGACGGTCGAGCCGATAAACTTCGTATCAAAACAAACTTTTCCCAATGTCGCTTACGGACACAGCACCCTCCCCCAAGCACAAAATATGCTGATCCGAAATGCAACCGTTTGGACCAGCACCGAACAAGGCAATCTAGCCAATACCGATGTGTTGGTGCGTCACGGTAAGATCGACAAAATTGGCAGCAATCTTAAGCTCCCATCTGGCTATCAGTTAATCGATGGCAGTGGCAAGCACCTTACCGCCGGTATTATTGACGAGCACTCTCACATCGCCATTCATGGCGGGGTCAATGAATTCTCAGACAACAACACCGCTGAAGTGCGGATTGGCGATGTACTTGAACCAAGCGATATCGCTATCTACCGCTCTCTTGCCGGTGGCGTCACCAGCGCCCAACTATTGCATGGCAGCGCTAACCCTATCGGCGGCCAAGCACAGGTAATCAAGCTACGTTGGGGCCAAGACGCCCAAGGATTAGCATTTACCGCTGCTCCGCCGTCGATTAAATTTGCCTTAGGTGAAAACGTCAAACAGAGCAACTGGGGTGACAACTACAACATTCGCTACCCTCAAACTAGGATGGGCGTTGAAGCGATGCTACGTGATGGTTTTCAACAGGCCAGTAACTATCAGCACGAGTTAACCGCATGGGATGGGCTCAGCCGTCGCCAGCAGCGACGCACCATTGCCCCTAAGCCAGATCTGCGACTGCAAACGGTATTGGAAGTACTTAACAGTGAACGCCATATTCATATCCACTCCTACGTCCACACTGAAATGTTGATGATGCTTGGCTTAGCCGATGAGCTGGGCTTTAAGGTGCAAACCTTTACCCACTCACTAGAGGGCTACAAATTGGCGTCAGAGATGGCCGCCGCGGGTACCAGCGCCGCCACCTTCGCCGATTGGTGGGCATATAAGTTTGAGGTGTATGACGCGATTCCGCAAAACGCCTGTGTAATGACCGAGCAAGGCGTTTTAACCAGCATCCACTCCGACAGTAACGATCTGATTCGGCGCCTTAACCAAGAAGCAGCCAAGTCCATCATGTATTGCGGTATGTCAGAACAACAAGCATGGCAAATGGTCACTATTAACCCGGCTAAACAGCTCAAGGTTGATCACCTAGTCGGCTCAATTGAAGCAGGTAAACAGGCGGATTTGGTACTGTGGAGCGCTAATCCGCTGTCGGTTTACGCACGCGCAGAAATCACCTGGATCGATGGCGCTCGTTATTTCTCTATCGAGCAAGACCAGCAACGGCGTCGAGCCATTAACCAAGAGCGACAACAGCTCATCGCTAAGCTACTGCAGGATGATTCCCCTGCCGAGGACGGTGAGCAGTTAACGCCATTGCCAGCATCAACTTGGCACTGCGATACCGTTGGCCAACATAGCCATCAATCACACAGCCACCAGCAACACTAG